In the genome of cyanobacterium endosymbiont of Braarudosphaera bigelowii, one region contains:
- a CDS encoding DICT sensory domain-containing protein — MSRSKSVLTKLLQIFPQLQPQMYFKASLTALSHAMEDQVLAGTEKPLVIASFQRERFYRQEAQRYRRIANKTDQVYVLAAPETEFKNSSQDYETIAFESTNTLSQEWHLIVIGTNYVSCLICQEKVILNNQGITSVIDNNRRFEGIWTFNREVAQQAADILLKIIVNHCPELRSKIQQARQKYLPPDILNQIVVRQKTTNNIIHNIENKNPDPFVQRLVTYLQAGHYKLIKANRSLAAKEHKERLINSITTAIRLSLNPDEILQIAVQKLGQGLGICRCLVYRCKETDFKATVEHEFLNQDIPSIKEQTWFLHDNPLFQEVIKLQEALTIDNAANDPRITNSCKEKEKSLQTLVRNCSILSWMLAPILYQGQLLGMLELHHCGPKPISWKEEDVTFINAITTQIGVALIQAEAYAHLQDLNEQLEALDYTRSNLVAITGHELRTPLSTIQVCLESLTLEPDMSPDLRQVMLNIALQDAERMRKLIQDFLILSRFESGRFEWNTEVLNLHECLELSLSNIKARYRGKQIPLIEVTNFLNSELPLVKADREWLGEVLAKLLDNACKFTSKEGRITIIVIRNSLHYLKVTIADTGRGIEPKRLETVFERFYQEEGALRRSIGGTGLGLAICRQIVQGWGGKIWAESKGKEYGSQFHFTVPIHLS; from the coding sequence ATGAGCAGATCAAAATCGGTTTTAACAAAACTGTTACAAATTTTTCCTCAGTTACAGCCTCAAATGTATTTTAAGGCTTCTTTAACTGCTTTGTCTCATGCCATGGAAGATCAAGTACTTGCGGGAACTGAAAAACCATTAGTGATTGCTAGCTTTCAAAGAGAACGATTCTATCGTCAAGAAGCTCAACGATATCGACGTATTGCCAATAAAACTGATCAAGTATATGTTTTGGCTGCTCCAGAAACTGAATTCAAAAATAGTTCCCAGGATTACGAAACGATTGCTTTTGAATCAACAAATACCTTAAGTCAAGAGTGGCACCTGATTGTCATAGGGACGAACTATGTTAGTTGCTTAATCTGTCAGGAAAAAGTCATACTAAATAATCAAGGCATAACCTCAGTTATTGATAATAATCGACGCTTTGAGGGTATATGGACTTTTAACCGTGAAGTAGCTCAGCAAGCAGCCGATATTCTTTTAAAAATAATTGTTAATCACTGTCCAGAATTAAGAAGCAAAATACAACAAGCACGCCAAAAATATTTACCTCCTGATATCCTAAATCAAATAGTTGTTCGACAAAAAACTACAAACAATATCATTCACAATATAGAAAACAAAAATCCTGATCCATTTGTACAAAGATTAGTTACTTATCTACAAGCTGGCCATTATAAATTAATTAAAGCTAATCGTTCGTTAGCAGCAAAAGAACATAAAGAAAGATTAATTAATTCTATTACTACTGCTATTCGTTTATCTCTTAATCCTGATGAGATTCTACAAATTGCTGTTCAAAAACTAGGACAGGGACTGGGGATATGTAGATGTTTAGTTTATCGTTGTAAAGAAACTGACTTCAAAGCTACTGTTGAGCATGAATTTCTTAATCAAGATATTCCATCAATTAAAGAACAAACCTGGTTTCTACATGATAATCCTTTATTTCAAGAAGTTATTAAATTACAAGAAGCCTTAACTATTGACAATGCTGCTAATGATCCTCGTATTACTAATAGTTGTAAAGAAAAAGAGAAATCTTTGCAAACTCTTGTAAGAAACTGTTCAATTTTATCTTGGATGTTAGCCCCTATTTTATACCAAGGTCAACTTTTAGGTATGTTGGAATTACACCATTGCGGACCTAAACCTATTTCTTGGAAAGAAGAAGATGTTACTTTTATTAATGCTATTACAACTCAAATTGGTGTTGCGTTAATTCAGGCAGAAGCCTATGCTCATCTTCAAGATCTTAATGAGCAACTCGAGGCACTTGATTATACTCGTTCTAACTTAGTAGCTATTACAGGTCATGAACTTCGTACTCCATTGTCAACAATCCAAGTTTGTTTAGAAAGTTTAACATTAGAACCTGATATGTCTCCAGATTTACGTCAGGTTATGTTAAATATTGCTCTGCAAGATGCTGAAAGAATGAGGAAATTAATACAAGATTTTTTAATTTTATCTAGGTTTGAAAGTGGACGATTTGAGTGGAATACAGAAGTATTAAATTTACATGAATGTCTAGAGTTATCACTCAGTAATATTAAAGCTCGTTATAGAGGAAAACAAATTCCTCTAATTGAAGTTACAAATTTCTTAAATAGTGAGCTGCCTCTAGTAAAAGCAGATAGAGAGTGGTTGGGGGAAGTTTTAGCCAAATTATTAGACAATGCATGCAAATTTACCAGTAAAGAAGGAAGAATAACTATTATAGTTATTCGGAATAGTCTTCATTACCTGAAAGTTACCATAGCTGATACTGGTAGAGGAATTGAGCCTAAACGGTTGGAGACAGTTTTTGAAAGATTCTATCAAGAAGAAGGAGCTTTAAGACGCAGTATAGGCGGAACGGGTCTGGGATTAGCCATTTGTCGTCAAATAGTACAAGGTTGGGGTGGAAAAATTTGGGCAGAATCTAAAGGTAAAGAATATGGTAGTCAGTTTCATTTTACAGTTCCTATACATTTATCTTAA
- a CDS encoding glycosyltransferase family 4 protein — MQKYSQLIINLSLLLSKPTGISNYARNIFPHLKSLKPILLTSREYEEFDNHLIPNDLTPEQGTIGHIKRLLWTQFKLPKIYQKLNSSLLFSPAPEIPLWSSCRSVVVVHDLIPLRFPNKKSPLHPYFKYYIPKVLQQAEHIICNSQATAKDIHEILNIPSYKITPILLAYDKKHFRLLNSNQNKNKSNIPYFLYLGRHDPHKNITSILKAFSKLKDYKSYELWLVGPKDKRYTLQLQILAKELGISKQLKVLDYVSYQELPLLLNEALALVFPSLWEGFGFPVLEAMACGTPVITSNISSLPEVTGDAALLINPYVSKEITYAMEQIITDNSLRSQLKILGLKRAKAFSWKNTGEKTLAILANFL, encoded by the coding sequence ATGCAAAAATACTCTCAGTTAATTATCAATCTATCATTATTGTTGTCAAAACCGACAGGAATAAGCAATTATGCTAGAAATATCTTTCCTCACTTAAAGTCCTTAAAACCAATATTATTAACCTCAAGAGAGTACGAAGAGTTTGACAACCACTTAATTCCTAATGATTTAACACCAGAACAAGGTACGATAGGTCACATTAAGCGTTTATTGTGGACACAGTTTAAATTACCAAAAATTTATCAAAAACTTAATTCGTCACTTTTATTTTCTCCAGCTCCTGAAATTCCTTTATGGAGTTCTTGTAGATCAGTTGTTGTAGTACATGATCTAATACCATTACGCTTCCCTAATAAAAAATCGCCATTACACCCTTATTTTAAATATTATATTCCTAAAGTTTTACAACAAGCAGAACATATTATTTGTAACTCTCAAGCAACTGCTAAAGATATTCATGAAATATTAAATATTCCTAGTTATAAAATTACGCCTATTTTGCTTGCTTACGATAAAAAGCATTTTCGTTTGTTAAATTCAAATCAGAACAAAAATAAGTCTAATATTCCTTATTTTCTCTATCTAGGACGTCATGATCCTCATAAGAATATTACTAGTATATTAAAAGCTTTTTCTAAATTAAAAGATTATAAAAGTTATGAACTATGGTTGGTTGGTCCTAAAGATAAAAGGTACACCTTACAACTCCAAATTTTAGCTAAAGAACTAGGAATTAGTAAACAATTAAAAGTTCTCGATTATGTTTCATATCAAGAATTACCGCTACTGTTGAACGAAGCATTGGCTTTAGTATTTCCTTCTTTATGGGAAGGTTTTGGTTTTCCAGTTTTAGAAGCAATGGCCTGCGGAACTCCTGTCATCACTTCTAATATTTCTTCCCTGCCTGAAGTTACAGGAGATGCTGCCTTACTTATTAATCCTTATGTATCTAAAGAAATTACCTATGCCATGGAACAAATTATTACAGATAATAGTTTAAGATCACAACTAAAAATATTAGGCTTAAAAAGAGCTAAAGCTTTTAGCTGGAAAAATACAGGAGAAAAAACCTTGGCAATCTTAGCAAATTTTTTGTAA
- the accD gene encoding acetyl-CoA carboxylase, carboxyltransferase subunit beta encodes MSIFDWFAKQEKSEPPIQQKKHKEREIADGLWTKCEACGTLTYAKDLKTNQLVCKECGYHFRMESSERIIQLIDNNTWKPLSEMLSPIDPLKFCDRKLYSDRIKDTQKKTGLIDAVQTGTGLIDGLPVALGVMDFHFMGGSMGSVVGEKLCRLIENATKRRFPVVIFCASGGARMQEGMLSLMQMAKISGALERHRNAKLLYISVLTHPTTGGVTASFAMLGDIILAEPNATIGFAGKRVIEQTLREKLPDGFQTSEYLLKHGFVDSIISRTQQKKILSQLISIHQPFSPVLPLFNTNSDNYLNNDF; translated from the coding sequence ATGTCTATATTTGATTGGTTTGCTAAACAAGAAAAATCAGAACCACCCATACAACAAAAAAAACATAAGGAAAGAGAAATTGCTGATGGTCTATGGACAAAATGTGAGGCATGTGGCACATTGACTTATGCAAAAGACCTTAAGACCAATCAACTTGTATGCAAAGAGTGCGGCTATCATTTTCGCATGGAAAGTTCAGAACGTATTATTCAATTAATCGACAATAACACTTGGAAACCTTTATCTGAAATGCTTTCTCCTATAGATCCTTTAAAGTTTTGTGATCGGAAGCTTTATAGTGATCGTATTAAAGATACCCAAAAGAAAACAGGATTAATAGATGCAGTTCAAACAGGAACGGGATTAATTGATGGTCTACCTGTAGCACTGGGAGTTATGGATTTTCATTTTATGGGAGGTAGTATGGGATCTGTAGTAGGAGAAAAATTATGCCGACTTATAGAAAACGCTACAAAGAGAAGATTTCCTGTAGTTATTTTTTGTGCTTCTGGTGGAGCTAGGATGCAAGAGGGTATGCTGAGTTTAATGCAGATGGCTAAGATTTCTGGAGCTTTAGAGAGACATAGAAATGCAAAACTTCTTTATATTTCTGTATTAACTCATCCTACAACGGGAGGGGTTACTGCAAGCTTTGCAATGTTAGGTGATATAATTCTTGCAGAACCTAATGCAACAATTGGTTTTGCTGGCAAAAGAGTTATTGAGCAAACTTTAAGAGAAAAACTACCTGACGGATTCCAGACGTCTGAATATTTACTAAAGCATGGATTTGTAGATTCTATTATCTCTCGTACTCAACAGAAAAAAATACTATCTCAATTGATCAGTATACACCAACCTTTTTCACCAGTTCTTCCATTATTTAATACCAATAGTGATAATTATTTAAACAACGATTTTTAA
- a CDS encoding ABC transporter substrate-binding protein: MYKKKYIIFLRWLLIIFASICLLQLNACVVNNNKNQVVLSVLSDPKTFNAVLSQESPNIFSLTYEGLITENPITGRKEPALAKSWKISDDKLSILFTLRKNLKWSDGEDLTVDDVIFTYNNLYLNKKIPNNYRDNFRVGKSRDLPIIRKVDQQHIEFKISEPFAPFLDNAQLPILPAHSLLETVKDVDEKGNPKFLSTWGTDTPPKNIIVNGPFKIKKYITSQRIIFEKNPYYWKKDSEGSQLPNIENVIWEIVESTDTALLQFRSGGLDSISVTPEYFSLLKREEKRNNFTIYNGGPSYSTNFMSFNLNKGERDGKFLVDPIKSSWFNNKNFRQAIAYGINRTRIINNIYRGLGSLQNTQISTQSPYYDKEIKGYDYNVQKSRDLLLKEGFKYDEDSNLLDKNGNRIEFNLITNAGNKVREAIGAQVKEDLKELGIKVNFSPLAFNVLIDKLSNSLDWEANIIGLTGGNEPHSPNVWYTDGNLHMFNQDLQSNSSLITGRVVSGWEKKIEDLYVAGSQELSIEKRKDIYAEAQKTVSENLPFIYLVNPYSFAAVKDRFIGINYSPLGGAFWNIDILSVRDIEE, encoded by the coding sequence ATGTACAAAAAAAAATATATTATTTTTCTACGTTGGTTATTGATTATTTTTGCAAGTATATGTTTATTACAACTTAATGCTTGTGTTGTAAATAACAATAAGAATCAAGTTGTTTTATCTGTTTTAAGTGACCCTAAGACCTTTAACGCTGTTCTGTCTCAGGAATCTCCAAATATTTTTTCATTGACGTATGAAGGATTAATTACAGAGAATCCAATTACTGGTAGGAAAGAACCAGCACTTGCAAAGTCTTGGAAAATTTCTGATGATAAATTAAGCATTTTATTCACATTGAGAAAAAATCTTAAATGGTCTGATGGTGAAGACTTAACTGTAGATGATGTAATTTTTACATATAACAACCTATACCTTAACAAAAAAATTCCTAACAATTATCGAGATAATTTTAGAGTGGGAAAAAGTAGAGATTTACCAATTATAAGAAAAGTTGATCAACAACATATTGAGTTTAAAATTTCTGAACCGTTTGCCCCCTTTTTAGATAATGCTCAGCTTCCCATATTGCCTGCCCATTCTCTACTTGAAACTGTAAAAGATGTTGACGAAAAAGGAAATCCAAAATTTTTATCAACCTGGGGAACTGACACTCCTCCTAAAAATATTATTGTTAATGGTCCTTTTAAAATTAAAAAATATATCACTAGTCAGCGAATTATTTTTGAAAAAAATCCTTATTATTGGAAAAAAGATTCCGAAGGATCTCAATTACCTAATATTGAAAATGTTATTTGGGAGATTGTCGAGTCTACTGACACTGCATTATTACAGTTTAGATCTGGAGGATTAGATTCTATTAGTGTTACGCCCGAATATTTTTCTCTTTTAAAAAGAGAAGAAAAGCGTAACAATTTTACTATTTATAATGGAGGACCTTCTTATAGTACAAACTTTATGTCATTTAATCTTAATAAAGGTGAAAGAGATGGAAAATTTTTAGTAGATCCCATTAAATCTAGTTGGTTTAACAATAAAAATTTTAGACAGGCTATTGCTTATGGAATTAATAGAACCCGAATAATAAACAATATTTATAGAGGCTTGGGAAGTCTTCAAAATACTCAAATTTCAACACAATCTCCTTATTATGATAAGGAAATCAAAGGATATGATTATAATGTTCAAAAATCTAGAGATTTATTACTCAAAGAAGGTTTTAAATATGATGAAGACTCTAATTTATTAGATAAAAATGGAAATCGTATAGAATTTAACTTAATAACTAATGCAGGAAATAAAGTTCGAGAAGCTATTGGAGCACAAGTAAAAGAAGATTTAAAAGAATTAGGAATAAAAGTTAACTTTAGTCCTCTTGCTTTTAATGTATTAATAGATAAATTGAGTAATTCTTTGGATTGGGAAGCTAATATTATTGGTTTAACAGGAGGAAATGAACCGCATTCTCCGAATGTTTGGTACACAGATGGTAATCTTCACATGTTTAATCAAGATTTACAGTCTAATTCAAGTTTAATTACTGGAAGAGTAGTATCAGGATGGGAGAAAAAAATAGAAGATTTATATGTGGCTGGTTCCCAAGAACTTTCTATAGAAAAGAGAAAAGATATTTATGCAGAAGCTCAAAAAACAGTTTCAGAGAATTTACCATTTATTTATCTGGTTAATCCTTACTCTTTTGCTGCAGTTAAAGATCGTTTTATAGGTATCAACTATTCTCCATTAGGAGGAGCATTTTGGAATATAGATATTCTATCTGTTAGAGACATCGAAGAATAG
- a CDS encoding endonuclease MutS2, translating to MIHQETLKLLEWHRLCEHLATFATTKMGITAAQNLVIPELLLESQELLSQTEEIYYLEQDPKIKLVFEGIVDIRDFVKIATLGGYLFGKDLLSIATTLDRVRRLKKIISGYEESQLLNLKKLVNNVKTYPELEQTIRYCLEESGDIAEHASSKLSKIRFLLRELRSEIYQKLQSIMNRKEGAIQENVITQRNNRFVIPVKTLQKDQISGIVHDTSNTGMTVYVEPSFIVDIGNKYCQYLRQEKIEEVIILRQLTEKIAEVAESLEYLVEVIGKLDLATAKARYGLWLGGNIPKFIKTGETIILRKLYHPLLIWQQKNQQGSPVIPIDIQINSKTNVVSITGPNTGGKTVTLKTLGLAALMAKVGLLIPAESPVRLPWFKNVLADIGDEQSIIQNLSTFSSHIRRIILILKVVSNVSTSKDPEISDSLKHSSSLVLLDEVGAGTDPTEGSALAISLLDYLANHALLTIATTHYGELKALKYRDSRFENASVEFNDKTFSPTYHLLWGIPGRSNALSIAQNLGLDINILQAAKNIIGEQSQNVNDIILGLEEQRRKQELKANEAQELLKQAKNFYTEVSYKAAILKEREQDLKNFQEKETKKAITKAKEEIAQVIRHLQQGEKTSQKALKATEKITNISKEKLPQTKRNVSSYCPKIGEKIKIIKFGQTAQVLDVIAENEEVIVRFGLMTMKILFTDIESLDGKKINILNTRKQSLQKQDTRSINTENVHNIRTDDNTLDIRGMRIFEAEASLEEAIAKATKIGILWIIHGKGTGKLRQGVHEFLKIHPQIKNFKLAPQREGGDGVTVTYLK from the coding sequence TTGATTCATCAAGAAACTTTAAAGCTTTTAGAATGGCATCGTTTATGTGAGCATCTAGCCACTTTTGCAACGACTAAAATGGGAATAACTGCGGCTCAGAATTTAGTAATTCCTGAATTGCTACTAGAAAGTCAGGAATTATTGTCGCAAACTGAAGAAATTTATTACTTAGAACAAGATCCTAAAATAAAGTTAGTATTTGAGGGAATAGTAGATATCAGAGACTTTGTAAAAATAGCTACTCTAGGTGGATATCTCTTTGGGAAAGATTTATTAAGTATTGCAACTACATTAGATAGAGTTAGAAGATTAAAAAAAATAATCAGTGGTTATGAAGAATCACAATTGCTCAATTTAAAAAAATTAGTTAATAACGTTAAAACTTATCCCGAACTAGAACAGACAATACGTTATTGCCTTGAAGAAAGTGGAGATATAGCTGAGCATGCTAGCTCAAAATTAAGTAAAATCAGATTTTTACTTAGAGAATTACGCAGCGAAATTTATCAAAAGCTTCAAAGTATTATGAATAGGAAAGAAGGAGCTATTCAAGAGAACGTTATTACTCAAAGGAATAATCGCTTTGTTATTCCTGTAAAAACCTTACAAAAAGACCAGATTTCAGGTATTGTTCATGATACTTCTAATACTGGTATGACAGTTTATGTAGAACCGAGTTTTATTGTAGATATTGGTAATAAGTATTGCCAATATCTACGACAAGAAAAAATAGAAGAAGTAATCATTCTGAGACAATTAACTGAAAAAATAGCTGAAGTAGCAGAGTCTTTGGAGTACCTTGTTGAAGTAATAGGGAAACTAGATTTAGCAACAGCCAAAGCTCGCTATGGTTTATGGTTAGGCGGAAACATTCCTAAGTTTATTAAAACAGGAGAAACAATAATTCTCCGAAAACTATATCATCCGTTATTGATTTGGCAACAAAAAAATCAACAAGGATCACCAGTAATTCCTATAGATATTCAAATTAATTCTAAGACTAATGTAGTTTCTATTACTGGACCAAATACAGGAGGGAAAACTGTTACACTAAAAACTCTAGGATTAGCTGCCTTGATGGCTAAAGTGGGCTTATTAATACCTGCAGAAAGTCCTGTTAGATTACCTTGGTTTAAAAATGTATTAGCCGATATTGGAGATGAACAATCTATAATACAAAACCTATCTACTTTCTCTAGTCATATTCGTCGTATTATCCTTATTCTTAAAGTTGTATCTAATGTCTCCACATCAAAAGATCCAGAAATATCAGATAGTCTTAAACACTCTTCAAGCTTAGTACTTTTAGATGAAGTAGGAGCAGGCACTGATCCTACTGAAGGTAGTGCTTTAGCAATCTCACTTTTAGACTATTTAGCAAACCATGCCCTGTTAACAATTGCCACAACACATTATGGGGAACTTAAAGCTTTAAAATATCGAGATTCAAGGTTTGAAAATGCTTCAGTCGAATTTAACGATAAAACTTTTTCTCCAACTTACCATCTATTATGGGGCATCCCAGGACGTTCTAACGCCCTTAGTATTGCTCAAAACCTTGGTCTAGACATTAATATCCTACAGGCAGCCAAGAATATTATTGGAGAGCAGTCTCAAAACGTTAATGATATAATCTTAGGCTTAGAAGAACAACGAAGAAAACAAGAGTTAAAAGCTAACGAAGCGCAAGAGTTATTAAAACAAGCTAAAAACTTTTACACTGAAGTATCATATAAAGCTGCTATTCTAAAAGAAAGAGAGCAAGATCTTAAAAATTTTCAAGAAAAAGAAACTAAAAAAGCTATCACTAAAGCTAAAGAGGAGATTGCCCAAGTAATTAGGCATCTACAACAAGGAGAAAAAACTAGTCAAAAAGCGTTAAAAGCGACTGAAAAGATTACAAATATTTCCAAAGAGAAACTTCCTCAAACTAAAAGGAATGTTTCTTCTTACTGTCCTAAAATTGGAGAAAAAATTAAGATCATTAAATTTGGTCAGACTGCGCAAGTATTAGATGTTATTGCTGAGAATGAAGAAGTAATTGTTCGCTTCGGATTGATGACAATGAAAATATTATTTACAGATATCGAGTCATTAGATGGTAAAAAAATAAACATACTAAATACTAGAAAACAATCATTACAGAAGCAAGACACTCGATCAATCAATACTGAAAATGTACACAATATTAGAACAGATGATAATACTCTCGATATTCGTGGTATGAGAATATTTGAAGCTGAAGCAAGCTTAGAAGAAGCAATTGCTAAAGCTACCAAAATTGGAATTTTATGGATTATTCATGGAAAAGGTACTGGTAAACTGCGTCAAGGAGTCCATGAATTTTTGAAAATACATCCGCAGATTAAAAATTTCAAATTAGCACCTCAAAGGGAAGGAGGAGATGGTGTTACAGTAACATATCTGAAATAG
- a CDS encoding ABC transporter permease: MSRLKAIQNYVLVRLLIAPVMIWTIVTLVFLLLRVATGDPADAILGNRAPEFAKENLRETLGLNQPLWFQYLSYLKQLLFLNLGNSIVNQGQPVWKIITEHFPATAELTIYSMIIAIIIGIIAGTISALNPNTVIDLISRLFGIISYSLPIFWVGMVFQLIFAVQLKLLPLGTRFPLDKIPPDKITGIYTIDSLLNGNVYQFFTSAYHLILPCITLGLLLSGIFERTVRLNLRYTLQTKYVEAARARGITEYRIILFYALKNALIPVVTILGLVFSSLLGGAVLTEVTFSWPGLGNSLYQAIAARDYTTVQGIIVFFSVIVVSVSILVDLVNAYIDPRIKY, translated from the coding sequence ATGTCTCGTTTAAAAGCAATACAAAACTATGTTCTTGTTCGCTTACTTATTGCTCCTGTAATGATATGGACAATAGTTACTTTAGTATTTTTGCTTTTAAGAGTAGCAACAGGAGATCCAGCTGATGCAATTTTGGGAAATCGTGCCCCAGAGTTTGCGAAAGAGAACTTAAGAGAAACTTTAGGATTAAATCAACCGCTTTGGTTCCAATACTTAAGCTATTTAAAACAACTTTTATTTTTAAATTTAGGTAATTCTATTGTTAACCAGGGACAGCCTGTGTGGAAAATAATTACAGAGCACTTTCCTGCTACTGCCGAATTGACAATATATAGTATGATTATAGCAATAATTATTGGGATAATTGCAGGAACTATATCAGCATTAAACCCTAACACTGTAATAGATTTAATCAGTCGATTATTTGGGATAATATCTTATTCTTTACCAATTTTTTGGGTAGGGATGGTTTTTCAGTTAATATTTGCAGTTCAACTAAAGTTACTTCCTCTTGGGACTCGTTTTCCACTAGATAAGATTCCTCCTGATAAAATAACAGGAATCTATACTATAGATAGTCTTCTAAATGGTAATGTCTACCAATTCTTTACTTCTGCTTATCACTTAATACTACCTTGTATAACTTTAGGTTTATTACTCAGTGGTATTTTCGAGAGAACAGTAAGGCTAAATCTTCGGTATACTCTTCAAACTAAGTATGTTGAGGCTGCCAGAGCTAGAGGTATCACCGAATATAGAATTATATTGTTTTATGCCTTAAAAAATGCTCTTATCCCGGTTGTTACTATTTTAGGCCTAGTTTTTTCCTCTTTATTAGGTGGCGCGGTTCTAACTGAAGTAACTTTTTCTTGGCCAGGATTAGGAAATAGCCTATATCAAGCAATAGCTGCGAGAGATTACACGACAGTCCAAGGAATTATAGTTTTTTTCTCCGTAATTGTAGTTTCCGTAAGTATATTAGTTGATTTAGTTAATGCCTATATTGATCCTCGCATTAAATATTAA
- the ald gene encoding alanine dehydrogenase, translated as MEIGVPKEIKDQEFRVGLNPSSVKVLCSQGHQVFIETSAGEGSSFSDQDYKKVGAKISDRKSIWNKELIVKVKEPLVEEYQYFKKNQILFTYLHLAANRPLTEALVKSGITAIAYETVAMEDGKLPLLTPMSIIAGRLSIQIGARYLEKQQGGRGILLGGIPGVSSAQVVILGGGVVGSEAARIALGMGAKVQIFDINVERLRYLETIFGSRVELLHSNIYEIEKMIPKADLLIGAVLIPGRRAPILVPSELVSRMSPGSVIIDVAVDQGGCIETLKTTSHSSPTYLEHGIVHFGVPNMPGAVPWTATQALNNSTLPYVSKLANYGLEALKKDTSLEKGLNVKDKSIIYPALKEIFNDIH; from the coding sequence ATGGAAATTGGTGTTCCTAAAGAAATTAAAGATCAAGAATTTCGTGTAGGGTTAAACCCTAGTAGTGTAAAAGTTTTATGTAGTCAGGGACACCAAGTTTTTATAGAAACGTCTGCGGGGGAAGGTTCTAGTTTTTCTGATCAAGATTATAAAAAAGTAGGTGCTAAGATTTCCGATAGAAAATCTATATGGAATAAAGAATTAATAGTAAAAGTTAAAGAGCCTCTAGTTGAGGAATATCAATATTTTAAAAAAAATCAGATACTTTTTACTTATTTACATTTGGCAGCTAATAGACCGCTTACGGAAGCCCTTGTTAAGTCAGGAATAACTGCCATAGCTTATGAAACAGTTGCAATGGAGGATGGAAAGCTTCCATTGCTAACTCCTATGAGCATTATTGCTGGACGCTTATCAATACAAATTGGTGCAAGATATTTAGAAAAGCAGCAAGGAGGACGAGGAATCTTATTAGGAGGTATTCCTGGAGTATCATCTGCTCAAGTAGTTATATTAGGGGGTGGCGTAGTAGGTTCAGAAGCAGCTCGTATTGCTTTAGGAATGGGAGCTAAGGTACAAATTTTCGATATTAATGTTGAACGGCTAAGATATTTAGAAACAATTTTTGGCTCACGTGTAGAGTTACTCCATAGTAATATTTATGAAATAGAAAAGATGATACCTAAAGCCGATTTATTAATTGGTGCTGTATTAATTCCTGGAAGACGTGCCCCAATTTTGGTTCCTAGTGAATTAGTATCTAGAATGAGCCCAGGATCAGTTATTATTGATGTAGCTGTCGATCAAGGGGGTTGTATTGAGACTTTAAAAACGACTTCTCATAGTTCACCTACCTATTTAGAACATGGAATAGTTCACTTTGGAGTTCCTAACATGCCTGGAGCTGTTCCTTGGACAGCTACACAGGCATTAAACAATAGTACTTTACCTTATGTTTCAAAATTAGCTAACTATGGATTAGAGGCCCTAAAAAAAGACACTAGCTTGGAAAAAGGTTTAAATGTCAAGGATAAATCTATAATTTATCCAGCGTTAAAAGAAATTTTTAATGATATTCATTGA